A single genomic interval of Leishmania panamensis strain MHOM/PA/94/PSC-1 chromosome 25 sequence harbors:
- a CDS encoding protein kinase, putative (TriTrypDB/GeneDB-style sysID: LpmP.25.1580) — MFHSAAASTLVPILHGRTGAAAAARDDNDGNAGMHPRPTRRVSQSYPGALTSAVPSMVLAVVPFTGSDGVGISSPQRGDSRVGGAGQDGNNTHGSGDSVGYYSGPSPYAKLAPLSLSRERVCPHCLRSYDVFDDSEGVFDQATFFHVDATTAPSSLRPSSHRKLLPPPSQEGDEQQQQQPSASSRLYTDSAGDGGNATGQLLYNGRSTASGFDEGSSNGTNRSGNYIAALRPPAAAFTSHYFRALPPPSFITAVGAHNASTLLAIEDYRPSLLHDSPRGEEEARQPCTVAPGPASGEEGRDSSGAIVCKAVAVPHYSYVSPTTCTGMRSQVRLLQQHDVKKTATEVVHENEEWLSCESDSLVYSPIAAEPSPNNGYYRHYFKELRQLGRGTYGGVYLCRHIMCGVNLGEFALKKIPVGDKATYLQSVLREVRILEEVRRHPNVVEYKHSWVEEAQLADFGPPVRCLFILMEYASAGSLDTYLERYGNHLSTLAVWYFFLSSVAGTAHLHEKHILHRDLKPQNLLLAAMEGRPPRVLVSDFGTAALLGDISYDRSGGTGTLEYMAPELLETAASPHGINERYVNHHTMASDVWSLGMVLHYLAFDGTLPERREDGSVNLDEAHRSANDRPPELLKLLEAMLQLDPARRPRCSDILGSPMVQSIMRIFNKDDHSQWDLSIQEQQRLATAPSAILPLERPSRPPVSVPPPKSAPLKLPEPSSIDVSNSPPSARIRNSITVIANSSPGRGMRADRTNAKDKSNALHSSRVELLSASALGDTSTVAARGGSSSGSPKARKLPPPRPPSTLIVQHGQQQQRLHAVTRSPRTRPSLLNITRSSDSLPPRKADVGVQTDPVVILEEQQRHSGRDTSSSN; from the coding sequence ATGTTccactcagcagcagcgtcgacttTGGTCCCCATCCTCCACGGGCGGacgggtgctgctgcagctgcgagagATGACAATGACGGCAATGCTGGAATGCACCCTCGTCCCACAAGGAGGGTAAGCCAAAGCTACCCCGGGGCGCTCACCTCAGCGGTGCCGTCCatggtgctggcggtggtTCCCTTCACGGGCAGTGACGGCGTCGGCATCAGCTCACCACAACGTGGTGATTCGAGAGTGGGCGGTGCTGGCCAGGATGGAAACAACACGCATGGTAGCGGTGATAGCGTTGGCTACTACTCTGGACCCTCCCCGTATGCCAAGCTGGCCCCGTTGTCACTAAGCAGGGAGCGAGTGTGCCCGCACTGCCTTCGGTCGTACGATGTCTTTGACGACAGCGAAGGCGTCTTCGACCAGGCAACGTTCTTTCACGTGGATGCAACGACGGCGCCATCGTCGCTGCGGCCATCAAGTCATCGGAAACTGCtcccgccgccgtcgcaggagggggatgagcagcagcaacagcaaccaTCGGCGTCTTCGCGCTTGTACACTGACAGCGCAGGGGATGGCGGAAATGCCACAGGGCAGCTCTTGTATAACGGGCGCAGCACGGCCTCTGGATTCGATGAGGGCAGCAGTAATGGCACCAACCGCAGCGGCAACTACATTGCGGCCTTGCgtccaccagctgctgcgttcACCTCACACTACTTCCGTGCGCTACCCCCACCCTCGTTCATCACAGCGGTGGGAGCCCACAACGCATCGACTCTGCTTGCCATCGAGGACTACCGCCCATCACTGCTGCACGATAGCCcgagaggtgaggaggaagcgaggcagccgtgcaCAGTGGCTCCCGGACCTGCTAGTGGCGAGGAGGGTAGAGACTCGAGTGGGGCGATAGTGTGCAAAGCAGTTGCCGTGCCGCACTACTCTTATGTGAGCCCCACGACCTGCACAGGGATGCGCTCGCAGgtgcgactgctgcagcagcatgaCGTCAAGAAGACGGCGACAGAGGTAGTGCACGAAAATGAGGAATGGCTATCGTGCGAAAGCGACTCGCTCGTCTACTCCCCCATCGCTGCGGAGCCGTCGCCGAACAATGGCTACTACCGTCATTACTTCAAGGAGCTCCGCCAACTGGGCCGAGGTACTTACGGAGGGGTCtacctctgccgccacatCATGTGCGGCGTCAACCTTGGTGAGTTTGCCCTTAAGAAGATTCCAGTTGGCGACAAAGCCACCTACCTGCAGTCGGTATTGCGTGAGGTGCGCATTCTCGAGGAGGTTCGGCGACACCCCAACGTGGTCGAGTACAAGCACAGCTGGGTGGAGGAAGCGCAGCTCGCCGACTTTGGTCCGCCCGTGCGCTGCCTCTTCATCCTGATGGAGTACGCGTCCGCTGGCTCGCTCGACACTTATCTGGAGCGCTACGGCAACCATCTCTCCACGCTTGCCGTGTGGTACTTCTTCCTCAGCTCCGTGGCAGGCACGGCGCACCTTCACGAGAAACACATCTTACACCGCGACTTAAAGCCTCAGAACCTGTTGCTGGCCGCGATGGAGGGCCGTCCTCCACGCGTGCTGGTCAGCGACTTTGGCACGGCAGCCTTGCTGGGGGACATCTCGTATGACCGGTCCGGCGGTACAGGGACGCTCGAGTACATGGCGCCGGAGCTCTTGGAGACGGCCGCCTCGCCACACGGCATCAACGAGCGGTACGTGAACCATCACACAATGGCCTCCGACGTGTGGTCGCTGGGGATGGTGCTGCACTACCTCGCCTTCGACGGGACGCTGCCGGAGCGACGCGAGGACGGCAGTGTCAACCTCGACGAGGCACACCGCTCGGCCAACGACAGGCCGCCTGAACTGCTCAAACTGCTCGAGGCTATGCTGCAGCTCGATCCCGCAAggcggccgcgctgcagcgacatcCTCGGCTCCCCGATGGTCCAGTCCATCATGCGCATATTCAACAAAGATGACCACAGCCAGTGGGACCTCTCCAtccaggagcagcagcgcctggcCACTGCGCCGTCTGCGATCCTCCCGTTGGAGCGTCCATCCCGCCCACCGGTGTCGGTACCACCTCCCAAGAGTGCACCACTCAAGCTTCCAGAGCCCTCGAGTATCGATGTCAGCAACTCACCCCCCAGCGCTCGCATCCGCAACTCTATAACCGTCATCGCCAACTCCTCACCGGGGCGCGGCATGCGGGCTGACCGCACGAATGCGAAGGACAAGAGCAACGCACTTCACAGCAGCCGTGTTGAGCTCCTCTCAGCGTCGGCACTGGGGGACACAtcgacggtggcagcgcgtggcggcagcagcagcggtagccCCAAGGCCAGGAAGTTGCCTCCACCGCGCCCTCCGTCTACTTTGATCGTTCAGCatggccagcagcagcagcgcctgcatgCGGTGACCAGATCACCGCGGACACGACCTTCCCTCTTGAACATAACTCGGTCTTCAGACTCGCTACCGCCGCGCAAGGCTGACGTCGGCGTGCAAACCGATCCGGTAGTGAtcctggaggagcagcaacgacacAGTGGGAGGGACACGAGTAGTAGTAACTAA